The following nucleotide sequence is from Nitratidesulfovibrio termitidis HI1.
AGCCGGCCATGAGGGAGTATACTCTTATCGTATTCGACCGACATGGCAGGCAAAGTTTGACGAAGCCAACGGGCAAAAGGACAATTTGGGCCCTACACCACGGCGTCCAGCAGCAAGTTATCGCGATGGATAACTTCCGGATAATGCGCGTCGCCCAGGATGGCCGCCACCTCGTGGCGCTTGTGCCCCATGATGCGCCGCAGTTCCGCCGCAGCATAGTTGGAAAGCCCCACCCCGATGACGGTGCCGTCCTGCGCGGCCACGCGCACCAGCGCGCCGGAGCCGAAGCCCCCTTCCACGCCGCACACCCCGCCGGGCAACAGACTTTTGCCGCCCTGCAGCAGGGCGCGGGCAGCGCCCTCGTCCACGGTGACGGTGCCGGCCGGGTCCGACTGGTAGGCCAGCCAGTACTTGCGGCGCGAAACGGTGCGGGCGTCCGCGCGCACCCAGGTGCCGATGGCTTCGCCCGCGAAGGCGCGGGCCAGCACGTCGGGTTCGCGCCCCGGCACGATGAGCGTGGGCACGCCGATCTGCGCGGCGCGCCGCGCGGACAACAGCTTGGAGTACATGCCCCCGGTGCCCACGGACGTCTTGCCGCCGCACAGTCCGTCCAGGTCCAGCCCGTGCACGTCGTCGATGCAGTCCATGACGCAGGCGTCCGGGTTGTCCTGGGGGTTTTCGGCAAACACGCCGCCCGCCGAGGTCAGGTTCACGAACAGGTCGGCTTCCACGATGTTCAGCAACAGGCTGGCCAGGCAGTCGTTGTCGCCGAACTTCAGGTCGTGCACGGCCACGGTGTCGTTCTCGTTGACCACGGGGATGGCCCCCCAGTCGAGCAGCGCGGCAAAGGTGTTGCGGGCGTTCAGAAAGCGGTTGCGGCTCTTCAGGTCGTCGCGGGTCAGCAGCACCTGCGCCGATATGCGCCCGCGCCGGGCAAAGGCTTCATCATAATGATGCATCAGGCGGCTCTGCCCGATGGCCGATGCCGCCTGACGGTGGGGCATGCCCGCGATCTCGCAGCAGCTGCGCAGCACGCCGCGCCCAGCCGCCACCGCGCCGGAAGACACCAGCACCACGCGCCGTCCGCCTTCCTGCACGGCGGAAAGCTGGTCCGCCAGCGATTCCACCATGGCCAGGTCCAGCCCTTCGCCGGTGGTCAGCACCGCGCTGCCCACCTTGACCACGACGCAACGCGCCTCCGCCAGCGCCCTGCGCCGTTCGGATTGCCAGTCGCCCGCCGTATCCGCCTGATCCCGCCTTGTCTCGTTCCGTCCGGACATGCCGTCGCTCCGTTGGGATGCGGGTGCGCCGCCAGCTTGCGCCGGGGCTATTCGCGCACCCAGATCACCTCGATGTCGCTTTCTTCCTCGTCGAATTCCTCGGTCTCGCGCAGGCGCACCAGGGCTTCATGGATGTCCAGTTCGTCACGCATGCGCCACATTTCGGCCACCACGTCCTCCACCCCTTCGCCGGTCAGCGCGGACATGAAGTGCACGGTGCGGCCATCGGCCTCGGCGCGGTCGCGCAGGGCCTGCACATCTTCGGGGTCGCGCAGGTCGATCTTGTTGACCACCTGCAACTGCACGCGCTGCCCAAGGTCGGAATCGAAGCGCACCAGTTCCTCGTTGATGAGATCGAAGCCGCTCCACGGCCCTTCGGGGCTGTCCAGCGACACGTCTTCCACGCTCAGGATGTGCACCAGAAACCGGGTGCGCTCCACATGCTTCAGGAAGCGGTGGCCAAGGCCCTGCCCGGTGTGCGCCCCCTCGATGAGGCCGGGAATGTCCGCGATGACCAGTCGCTGTTCGGGGTCGGCATCGTCGATCATCACGCCCAGGTTGGGGGTCAGCGTGGTGAACGGATAGGCCGCGATCTTGG
It contains:
- the proB gene encoding glutamate 5-kinase, with the translated sequence MSGRNETRRDQADTAGDWQSERRRALAEARCVVVKVGSAVLTTGEGLDLAMVESLADQLSAVQEGGRRVVLVSSGAVAAGRGVLRSCCEIAGMPHRQAASAIGQSRLMHHYDEAFARRGRISAQVLLTRDDLKSRNRFLNARNTFAALLDWGAIPVVNENDTVAVHDLKFGDNDCLASLLLNIVEADLFVNLTSAGGVFAENPQDNPDACVMDCIDDVHGLDLDGLCGGKTSVGTGGMYSKLLSARRAAQIGVPTLIVPGREPDVLARAFAGEAIGTWVRADARTVSRRKYWLAYQSDPAGTVTVDEGAARALLQGGKSLLPGGVCGVEGGFGSGALVRVAAQDGTVIGVGLSNYAAAELRRIMGHKRHEVAAILGDAHYPEVIHRDNLLLDAVV